A window of Punica granatum isolate Tunisia-2019 chromosome 8, ASM765513v2, whole genome shotgun sequence genomic DNA:
AGTTCTAATTTTAGGACAAATCCACCAGAGGTCCCTTTGcgggtttgaaaagactggaTAACCTCACGAAGGAGTATAATATTATCTATCAGCCGGCTTCCTCCCTCTGATGAAGTTGCATTAGAAAGGGGGAGATGAGGTCGCCTAGGCAAGGACGGAGTCTTTGAACAAGTATCTTTGAGATGACTTTATAGATAGTGTTACAGAGATTGATTGGGCGGAATTGGGTAATGGTTTCAGGCGTACTCTTCTTAGGGACAAGGGAGATAAGCGTGTGGTTTAGTCCTTCTGGGAGGGTAGTGGTGGAGAAAAAAACTTTGCACCACCTGCACAACTGAAGGACCATCACATCCCAGCATCGTTGGTAGAAGCAAGCGTGAAGACCATCTGGCCCCGGAGCTTTATAGGGCTTGATGGAGAATAGAACACCGGAGATTTCATCAGGGAGAATTGGACGGGTAAGCAAACTGGTTTGAGAGGGCATCCAAAGTCCTACCCCATTGGATGGATGTCCGAATGCGCATCCCAACGAGATGCAGATTCTTTGGAACAGAATGTCTTTTCGTAATGGGATTGGATTGGACAAAAGTTCTTAGAGATGGCAGGTCGATGATCCATTCTCCTGTGGTGTTGCGGAGAGTCCAAATTTTGTTCCTACGACGATGGGTATAATGGCAGCCATATGGAAGAGACGTGTGTTTGAGTCACCATCCATAATCCAATTTGTACGGGCTTTGAGAGCCCAAAATTCCTCCTCTTGGGCAAGGATGGTGGTATATTCGGTTCCAAGTTCCTTTTCAAGGGAAACTAAAAACTGGCAGGGACGGAGACCTAGAGAACGCTGTATGCCATCAAGGCGAGCAAGGCATACACGctttcaatttaaaataatcGAAAGGCTATGCTAAATATCTTCGAGTTGTTCTTTTTATTGGACGCGTTCGACCAGACGTAAACGATCTATTTGGACGGAACTAGGGGGCTGCCCGGGGGGGATGGGGATCGAGCTGGGTTTAAAACCAAGAAGATCCTAGCCACcacacaaaaaagaaaaacaaaaagtagGAGATAAACTCTAAAGATTTAGAGTGGAAATGCAAATAACCAAAGCCcaaatgaaattttacttGCGTGTTAACATAGCATGTTCGAAGAGatttattaagaaataaaaaaggcaGATCTTCAGAATTCATGTGCGAAAATCTCCTCCCAAAAATAGGATTTATAAGAGCTATTAAATCTCATGAATCATGATATGTTATTAAATTGGCTGtaacttttttaattatttatttttattttttcctatcGAGGGTCATGAGTAAGTATATTTTTGGAACACATGCATTTCGCATGACACGACTGAGTGTTGGATCCTTGTTTTTGTAAACCAAGACATGTTATTCAACACCTTATCCATCTTAAATTAAGGTGTTTCGTTAGCCATGCATGAGACTAATTATGTCTGAGTTGGATGATATTTTACACGAGCGAGACAAATTTTTACAGAAAAGCCATTCCATCCCTGACGTGTATAAATTGTTATCCGAGTCAGGAACATTTTTATTGGgtcaatcaatatagccaaGACAACGGAGTCACATATATATCTGGTTAATTGAATGTCTAAAAAAATTGCAACTGATGTTTTCCTCACCAAATCGCACTGACTCATTTCCTAGATCATGCAAGTGCCGAGATGAATATCATAAGTCATCCTGGATAGATTTGGTATATACAATAGTTATCTTAAACTCGAGTTAATCAAATGCGTCCCAAGTGAGCAAGAACCACACCCTTTAGGCTTCGACGGTATGATTAATTAACTAATCGACCAGAACAACAAAACATTAGAAAAAGACTTGGTTGACGTGTGAAATGtcggatatatatatatatatatatatgactataCATTGCACCTCAACTCATACAAAAATCATGTATATATCTTAATGAAGGCTCTGATGTCACCTTTTGCATGATGTTTctcttcttaattaattaggttTACTCGTCATCATAACTTGTAGTGGATAGGTATGATGTTGCAATAGTTGCTCCTCACAAATCTACATaaattgtttttcattttaattggATTCCACGACATGTATGCGACATAGATGTGGGTTCTGTATTTGTTATATAAAGAAATTCAAAGCTACCATAATTTTAATAAGCCGAGTACCTCTGTTTATTTGGACGGAGggatttaaagaaaaatgaaggaGAAGAATAAAGAGGAAGTATATTATTTTCCAGAATCTTCCTAATAAAAGAACTTTTACATCAGatggaaaaaatttatgatatgtaaaatgaaaaataatcaatcctgaattaatttaaatgaATCGGTACTTATTTTCATTGCAAGGTTTTGAATTCGAGTGTACTTGTGAATAGAGAATGACAAGTCCGAGATTCAATCTACGGTCATTGCACAGTTGTCACGGCGTGAATTGATGTGCACACCGTAGAAAAGGAAGGAGGGAAAAATGTTTTCCTCTCCGACTGTCACCACCTCTACTTCTCTCCCTACAAATACCTTCATCTAAACATTGATCAAATAAAGGCTACATTATCCAACTACTCATAAAAAAGATTATGATATAGagagtaaaaaaattatgagacTCTCGAAATTACGAGAATCATATTTctcacaatttttaaaaacttaccaaaaaagaagaattatGAGTGGTAATTTCCAAGACTTCTACCAATGCATTCTTTTTCCTTACTAAATCATCAGATCAAACCACATAGTTTAAGTAGAATTGACTggatatctttttttttttttctgggtgGAAGGACATCTCAGTTTTTGCCCAACAATAAAAAATGAGGCAATgaagaattttgattttctgaaAGCAGACACATCCATATATAACAAGAGTTAGTCCACAATAGATTGGGTTGAGAAGTGTGGTACATTCaattattgttgaattgagggagaagtaaagttaagttaaattaagttaaatcTAACTTCATTTCCAAATGGAGCTAATTACATATACTTTTCGAATTAAATTACTTAACGTGAAAAAGTTTTCCTTTTAcccaatttatttttaatcataaagtaaatttttttggagatttttcataatttatttatatgtatatggtACATGCATTTTAATTAATAGAACTCTCAATATAACATTTATGAAAGAtattaacaaaacaaaaatcatcTGGACAGTCCTCGTTTAGTTTGAGAAGTGCGGTATATTCAAGCATATTACTTATATTTTTCAGGTAAATTACttgatttcaaaaaatatatacttacattttacataatttattttaattataagtaaaaggaaattatttttggggtttttttataaattatttatatgtatcATCCCTGCATAATAAATTGTAGAATTTTCAATTGTTACATTAATAAAAGCAATTGACAATGCAAAAATCATCCGGACATTTCTCGTTTTGGACTGATAATGAAAGCGTCTGCAGCTACTGATTTTATTGTTAATTAGGCCCTAACTAAATTTAGAAGAAAAATCTCGAGTAGCTTGTGGTGGGAACATACCTCCTTTTATTATCTATCCAAAGTAAAAAAACTTTTCGGTGAACTGATTTGAAGTAAATTTGAGTCTATTAAAATcctataaataatatatatattacggtCGTTTCGTCCagcataatttttatttatttttatctatttaatTGTGATAACACTTCGGGATGACCAAACTAAACCATCTCAATAATCATAAACCCACATCTCTTTCTTCAATCAACACTTCAGTTTTCGACCAATTTAATCACGAAGAACATCAACAGTCCCAATGAATATAAAATCCACTAATATACCGAACAGacacaaaaaaggaaaaaagaaaaacactaTTGAACACCCCGCCCGATAAACTAgaactattattataatttcccAGAACTCTTACTTCTTTCCACTTAAGCCCATCATCGCCCCGTACCTTGTGAGCGATTCTATCCGCTGCAACCTAAGCTGCTGCTTGAACCGGTTGATGAAGTCGTCGGCCTTCGCATCCACCTCCTCGTCCCCTTCCCTCAAATCCCTCGCTGTTGCCGGCCTCCTCCTCTCTAccacctcttcttcttcaccgcTACTTTCGCCAGCTCGCTGATATTGCCCGGAGTCGGACTTTATGCTCCATGACCTTCTCATCCTGGACTGCACTTCTGTGTCCCGCGTTTCCTCCCGAGCATCATCTGCCCTCATGCTCCTGGATATCTCTTCGTAAGACTGATCATCGTTGTCGAGCTGCCGCTCTGTTTCTTGCTCGTGCTCTGGTTCTGCTGGTTCTTGTTCTTGGTGGGGCATGCCGCTCCTGCCAATATCGAAGAGTCTGAACCTTCCCAATAGGGACGGCGATCTCGAGAGAGGTTCGGTATCGGTTGGTGTGTCAGAACTAGAGTTTGATGGGGtttgttcttcttctccttgttCTTGTTGCTGTTGGTATCGGTCGTCATGTTCGCTGGTTCCGTGAtcgttgctgctgctgctgctgagcCTGGAAGAAATGGCGATGGAGGCAATCATGAGGTTTAGCAGGAAGAACAACCCGGCAGGGGAGAACAAGTTGTCCATGGTGGACGACACTGTGGATGGAAGAGTTTCTCCAGACATGGCTTCCCCTCCTCAGACACAGACAGAGGCAgagaaatagagagagagatggtcCTTTGGTTAGGCTCTCTTGTTTAGTCTATAACAATGAGCTAAACCTCGGACTGATGGCCTACGGAATAGTGGCCCGGGAAAGAGCCAGCCGTGACCAACGTAATCGTGACCAACGAGCCTCGGAGTGGTGGCCTATGGAGTGGTGATACAGGAAAGAGCCGGTCGTGACCAAAGAGGACGCGAATGaagtggaagaagaagaagctgttGGGCTTGGATCTGTGAGTTTAAGTGGGGTATGATATATATAGAGGGACgtatgtaatatataaatataataatgtaaatattgttgaatttaacGGGAACGAATTTACTCAACTAGTtcgacatttattttttttaaataggaTCTCATATTCGAGTCTTGTAAACGAAAAACTTTATTCCTTAGTAGATGTGACTCGACTAGAACTGAATTGGTTGAAACACAATgaactttcgaatatcaaaatccattagaaaaaagaaaaaagggtcgaattcagTGCTATTTGCTTAGTTgatgattattattaaaaaaggaaGTAACGTGACATAGTTTTTCTGTTTGCCATATAATAGGTAGATTTTTCCGGGAAAGTGCGTAGGAGGAGACTGATGCGAAAGGTGAGAGACCGGACAAAACACAAGAGGGGGAAGGCGACATCATATCGTGATAACATCTGTGTCTTATAAGTTGATAAATGAACGTCCAAGTCAATGTTTTCGCAACCTAACGCGGGTTGGGTCCCATAGAATCCAAAGATAAATATAATCTCCTCGCGGCCATCCGGACTTAATCAAGTGCGTGCCTTGCCTCATGCATTTACGGTTAGTAGTATGCTTAACGACGGAGTGCGCACTAGAAGTTGTGACATTAGTTAGGAATTGTTAGGAAACGAATCAAGGTGTAGAACCGGCGAGGTATATGGAGAACGATGATGGAAATAATGTATTAAATAGATAGATATGAAAGTTCATCGATCTTGGTTAAATCGCCCCAAAACAAGACTCGTCTTTGAATCGGATTTCATTTGGATCATAGAACATCGAATATCGATCATTCTGTATTGAAAAGGTTTAGTTCAAATGCGTATCTTATTTAACATGATAAGATCGTCTTATAACTACGAATCGGTTTTATGCTAACAGAACACATTATACCTGTTGACCACGACATGCTATTATCTTCATCCGGTTTATATGAACTACTTATACCATTGGTTAGCTTGATTTTACAGTAACAAATTTATAACCGACGATTAACCAACGAGCCAAAATAAGCTAATCgcataaaaaatgaaattcagGATAGGaacacttatttttaattaaaatatcgCATGCCTATTAACGTTTTACTCTGTTCTCTTTAGCTCTCTATTTGTGGGGGTGGGGTTTGAGGCTTTAAGGTCGGTGGATGACTTGACAGCCGCAGCAGCACGCAGAACCGCTCTTTACAGCAGTTTTATATttgcaaaggaaaaaaaaaaggtgaattattttttgatcAGTAAACaagataaattattattagtaatATCAAATTACAGCTTGTTTTCACATCCAGCTGCAAGTGCTGCTGCGCGGCGGCTCTAGCTTTTTCAGCGTTGGATTGGATGTTGCTGCAGCCGATGATGTTTGTCTTTTGGCCGGTCTGAGCAGCTGGTGTTCTCTGATCTGACGTTCACTTGCTGAGATGGGATACAGCAATGCATGCGATGTTCTTGTTAGGTGGGTCCATCTGCACACATTATTGGGGTCGAATTCCAAGCACAGTTGAGTGCATTATATTATAGGAAAATTCTAGACATTGGGACACGGCGTGCTAGAAATTAAAAGCTCTTTCCGTTGACTGTAATTGTACCAAGATGAActtctccaaaaaaaaaaaaagtaattgaatTGAGACTGAATAAAATTGATAATGAGAAAATGAACCAATATtgttctcatatatatatatatatatatatatacccacACATACTTACCCGTAGATCCGGAGGCTGCTAAGGGCTCCGGCGTTGGTTGTTATGCGAGCTCCATGGGTGATAATGACCATCCATCGTGAAAGTTAGTGGTTGTGACCAATGGTTTTAAAGAGAACAGATCGAAACTAAATAAAACGATTTCTAGTGGCTCCCTAATTTACTATGTATAGATTCGATATCTTGCCATGTGGGAGTAGTTttaagattattattatacttGGGCAAACACCCGCGCGATGTCGTGGGGCAGGAATTTTTTAgtcaataatattaaaatcataatttatatAGTACCGATATAACACATAACCTCAATATGTAATAAgagaattaaaatcatgaactATCAATTTGTAGTAATATTTCATACTTTTTACAAGGTATATTAACTTATATAGCTATCATGAGGCAAAAGTAAATATAACTTTCTCCTTACGTCTAAATATTATGTTTAATAGTTAGAAGGTCACTccatgaaataaaaagaaaaatatacatgatattatcttttaaaaataaaaacttctTGTTTGGCTCTTAAAAAGAGAGGTACCAATaagatttaaaaataatattaaagaaATGAAGACATGATggattttaagaaaataaaagtgtttgtattttataaatttatgtaaataaattaaccgcgaaattaattttcatcgtGGGTCTTCTCATATgagtaaatggagaaaaattaTTACATGTAACTCAAAAAGAATGTGCCTAATTAGTATAATTTCTAAAGAAAGATACAATATAGATGAAGAAAGTCCATGtttatgaataaatatttacgaagaaaaataaagtatataatttatgtatagctctttagaaaaaatatataatagatagaGAGAATAAAATAAGATGATGATGTCAAATTTTATAGTGATcggaaaaaatgagaaaaactcATACACCATATGGCCTAcatgatattatatttttaaggaATAACTGATCAACCATAATGATGGAGTTATTTGATCCGGAGGATCAATTAGGTTACACTACTCTACCAATACTggacaaaaagaaagaaaattagaaagataaaaatggaaaagggtTACATACTCACAAACTAAAATTTGACAAAGAACATAACATATATcgtaatttgtatatttagtacttttagtacgaaatttcttctaatttttctaaataaaagttgaggtaaaagtattttttggaaatatttATACTATAACGATCAAATTATTTGGCACAACATGTCGACCAGATTACGCAGAACATTATTCAGGTcagatttgaaaatattaaaaaggcGTAACTTTTGGGCATATTGATTGAATCGTTTTGTGTAATGCGTCGACTGAATTACGTGGAACCTTATTTGGATCGGATTtcaaaaagttaaaaagaCGTAACTCGTTGACCTTACATTAAGATCTTTTGGCATAATGAGTGATCGGGTTACGTGATATCTTATTCAGATCAAATGCGAAAAAAAGctaaaaaagggaaagaaattctaaaaaatgagaattacgaaaaatgaacaaaaaaacCAGATTACGATCGAATAATTTGGCGTAACAGGTTGATCGAATTACATGGTACCTCTTTCGGGTagatttgaaaatactaaaaaagAGTAATGTTTCGGCCTAACAATCGGATCATTTGACTTAATGCACTGACTGGATTAGATAAGACCTTATTAGAGTCGGATTTAAAATCACTAAAAAGGCATAATGTGTCGATCACATTATGTGATACGCTTTTCGAATCGATTTTAtaacataaaagaaaagggggcaaattaaaaaaataaaaatttaaaaagaaaagaaaagaggagcCGAGAGTAGGGAAAATGTCACCACTCTCTACCCCTTAGGACGGACCGTTTTGATTCGTTGTCCCCACTGTCTGCTTCCTTAGGACGGACCTGTTTTCGTTtgttaagatatatatatgcaaaccGTACGGCATCCATCATACGTATGGCATGGGGTCAAGACTCAAAGAATGTTTAATAAGATATTGGGATCAACACAACTgctagaaaagaaaatagttaCCAAAAAGTAAAGCGACCCAAACCCTTGTGGATTGGTAATTTCTTTGAATAGGTGCAAGGtaccataataataataataaaaaaaaggcaacTTATTAGTTTTTGCATGTGAcacaaaataaaaggaaaaaaaaaggtttggaattcgaatattgtgaatagagaaaatttataCTGAAAAAACTTTACCTTTAGTAGATCGATATAACTCAAATTGAATTAGCAAAAATCTATTGAACTTCCTAATACTAAAATACGTactcaaaaaaagaaaaaagaaaaagtaaattgTATACATATTCACCTATACTGCACCTAAAAGATTATAAGAAATCACATAACCGATGCCTTTATATGtcaatatatgtatgattgGATGATGGAATGTTCAAATCAAGGGGACAATGGAGATTTGGTTTATGGCCCAAATTCAGGGATAGATGATTGTTAAACGAAAGATAGAGCTTAACTAATTTATTTAGCGTTtctactttttatttattttttctttttttgcttggATGGCAATGTTTCATCTTTTCAGATTTGTAAGTTTAGCTCCCTTCCTATTGATCGATAAGttcgataattttttttattcgatGAGATTGCGAAATATCATTAATCTTGCTACAAAAACTATTCATCGTTCAGACATCGGTTTGACTCCGTTAATAAGTCTGATCATCTATGTTAATAATTACTGGTCGAGAAAAACGAAGGGAAACTGGTAGCCGGTAGCAGCAAAATTTGCTTGTAAGGGGTAAAAGTGGGAAGTTGATGAAACTTAAGGGGGCAAATTTCCCAGGTCGAAGAAACATGAGAAAGAACTGGAAGTTTCCATTTCTGCCTGCGTCTCTCTGCTCCGACCACTGAGCCAGTAGTCTTCTACTTCAATCCAACCCCATTATCAATTTGCCGGGCAGATCATCCTTCTTCCCTTCAAGGAACATCTACCGAGCATGATCCCACCTTAAGATCCGCCAGCAATGGCACCTTACACTCCCAAGCCGGTCAAGCCCCAGAGACCCATCTCCTATCACCCCTCTTCCCTATCTACCCTCCTCCTCGCATTCTCGATCTTTTCTCTCATCATTGGAATCTTCGGgatctccttctctctctacGCCCTCCGTCGGCCCCAGCCAGCCCCCATTTTCCGCTGCCGGTCCCGGGACTCGCTGAGGGAGTTCGTTGCGTTGTCGGGTGCCAGGAAGCTGGGTGGCGCCGGGGAGCTAGACTATCACCGGCCTAAGAGGGTTCTCGGGTTCGTGGGGATTCAGACCACTTTCGGGTCGGGTGACCGGAGGGATGCCCTGCGGAGCACTTGGCTGGCTTCTGACCCCGATGGACTCCTGAGGTAAATTGAGCCGACCTTAGGGCCCTATCGGCAGCAAAAGTAaaaaagttctttttttttttgggttcttgATTTTGCTTGATGGGTTGTGAAGATCACATTGTGTTGATTATGGATGATGATGCTCTGTAACTCTCTTGGGTATTTTAGGAATTTTTGTGGACGCCATAGCTGATGAAAATGTGCTAGAGCAATTTCATCAATGAAGAATTGttcttcttttgttagaagaaAAATTGGATAAAGTCTATTCGAGTCTAAACGTGATAATTGTAATCGAATTCTTCCATTTTAGGTTGGTTATGTTTGGCAATAATGTCTGTTTGATGGGAAGCCCATGTTTTAGCATATAAAATTGATGCACATCCAATTGAAGATAAGCTATTTTTGTCGAATACATGAGTTCGTGATTTGCTCTGCCTTGTACAAATGAAACACGGAGGAGGCATTAGAAAAAAGATCTCTTTGTTCTGCTGACTTCGAATCCAAAAAACCCCTTGTAGAAATGTATATTTGTCGAATAAATGAGTCCATTGATTTGCCCCTTTGAATTTCCTTTGATATGTCTTGCTTAGGTTAGAGCAAGCTACTGGTTTAGCATTTCGGTTCGTGATTGGCCGATCAAAAGATGCGCATAAGATGGCCATGCTTAAGAAGGAGGTGGAGAAGTACAGAGATTTCATGCTTATTGATGTTGATGAAGAATACTCAAACCTCCCATACAAAACGTAATATCTGTGCACACCCTTGCTTTGTTATGTTGAATCGCTGACTGCGGCTTGTTGTATCCTTATGATGCCTACTTATTTCTCAGGCTTGCTTACTTAAAGGCAGCTTACGAACTATTCGAAGCAGATTATTATGTCAAAGCTGATGATGATATATATCTACGTCCAGGTACAATCACATTACCGGAATATGTCCATGACAGTCATTTAGCCTTAAAAAGATTACAATCTTCGACTTTTTTACAGATCGTCTTGCGACTCTGTTAGCAAAGGAGAGAACACATTCACGAACTTATATTGGATGCATGAAGAAAGGGCCAGTGGTCACTGATCCCAAAATGAAATGGTAAGTCTTGTTGTTCCGTCTACAATCTTGTACTCATAAAAAGGTTATCTCTTGGCAGTTCGCTCTCCTTGTTTGCTCATACTTATATAAAACCTTTAGTAAAGTATATCTGTGAATATGCAACTATCAGGTATGAACCTTCAGGACATCTGGTTGGAAATGAGTATTTCTGGCATGCATATGGTCCTATCTACATTTTGTCGGCTGATTTAGTGGCTTCGATAGCTGCCACCAAAAACGACAGGTTTCTCCTTTTCATCTCCGTCATaagtcctctctctctttgcaGAGGGGTGGTGTTTTCATATCTGGTGCTAATTAAGGGGTGCATAAATCTTGTTCCAGTTTAAGAATGTTTAACCACGAGGATGTGACTATTGGTTCATGGATGCTTGCAATGAATGTCCATCACGAAGACAACAGAGCAATGTGTGATCCTCAGTGCACTGCTACATCCATTGCAGTATGGGACATCCCAAAATGTTCGGGTAAGTTAGATTCAGAACCTCATTTTTCTTCGAAAGCGGTGATTAAATAGTGTTTTGGGGCAGTTAAATGCTGATAAGATTGAATCAAAACTTGTTTTGCGGCAGAATTTTGTTAGGGCATTGGTGACAGGTTTTCTGTTGTATCAGTTTCTATGTATCCAGTACCCTAGAAACTCGTCTCTGGAGGCTCTGCATTTTTAGAACTTTTAACCTGGGTGAGATATCGAAAGGTTTATAATTTGGTGAGACATTTTTCAGGTTTGTGCCACCCGGTTAGTAAGCTCAAGCAGCTTCATCAGATCAATATGTGCTCCAAAAGCCCTACATTACCCCCAGAAGATGACGAGTAGTATCTGATCTGTGTGGAATTGGTCTTTCCGCGAGAACGGATTTTCTAACTGAGCATCTCTCAATTAACACGTAAAATGGTGAAACGGACATGACTCCAAGATACAGAGCAGCTTCGTATAGGAGATTCTCTGGGGCTTAGAGCGCCGGGAACTCGAAGATAGGTTATACGTTCCGGATTCATGTAGTTGTAATGATTAATTTTAGGTGCTGCGTGGATGATACTTGTACGGTATACATGACTGATACGGGGTGATTTTATGGTGATACCCCTTGAAAATGAAATCGAAGGTTATATCCTCTTGGTTTTGGGTGTCTTTGATAATGTCCCATGGCTGGGTCTATAACAATCACGCGAAGAATGCACTAGTTCGTGTAATGTTGGCCCATTCACATGTCGGAATGTGATGGTTGACGATAACCTGAACCACGAAGGTGGAATCTGCAACAATTGCTCGAATGCAGTTCGAATTAAAGATTGCAACATGTTCATGAATTTCTTGCTTTGGTTGGTGGAACTGTCAAAATTTCAGCAAATCACGCTCTAATTTTTTTGCATGAAATTACTGGCATACTTAGGATTCTCCAATTTTGTATATGTGGTTAAGTGTTAATTTAAGGCATAATATAAAACCATATGAATTTTGATAATgttaaagataaaaatttatcTTGCTGTAGttggaatttttctttctatttttttatgaataaatttaCTCAGTTGGATTTTTCAAGACATCTATtgagttattttttttatgtaattttttcccCTTATCTTATAAGTTCTGAGAGAAGTCATTTCCCGTTTCTCTTCTGATGATGATGTTATTGTCAACAATTTATTGCAcgtattttatataataaaataagcaaaaaaaTCACATCGTACAACACGGGTTCCacgactagtatatatatatatatatatgaaagtaagGTAC
This region includes:
- the LOC116215895 gene encoding probable beta-1,3-galactosyltransferase 12; translation: MAPYTPKPVKPQRPISYHPSSLSTLLLAFSIFSLIIGIFGISFSLYALRRPQPAPIFRCRSRDSLREFVALSGARKLGGAGELDYHRPKRVLGFVGIQTTFGSGDRRDALRSTWLASDPDGLLRLEQATGLAFRFVIGRSKDAHKMAMLKKEVEKYRDFMLIDVDEEYSNLPYKTLAYLKAAYELFEADYYVKADDDIYLRPDRLATLLAKERTHSRTYIGCMKKGPVVTDPKMKWYEPSGHLVGNEYFWHAYGPIYILSADLVASIAATKNDSLRMFNHEDVTIGSWMLAMNVHHEDNRAMCDPQCTATSIAVWDIPKCSGLCHPVSKLKQLHQINMCSKSPTLPPEDDE
- the LOC116188671 gene encoding pathogen-associated molecular patterns-induced protein A70-like, with the protein product MSGETLPSTVSSTMDNLFSPAGLFFLLNLMIASIAISSRLSSSSSNDHGTSEHDDRYQQQQEQGEEEQTPSNSSSDTPTDTEPLSRSPSLLGRFRLFDIGRSGMPHQEQEPAEPEHEQETERQLDNDDQSYEEISRSMRADDAREETRDTEVQSRMRRSWSIKSDSGQYQRAGESSGEEEEVVERRRPATARDLREGDEEVDAKADDFINRFKQQLRLQRIESLTRYGAMMGLSGKK